One genomic window of Cannabis sativa cultivar Pink pepper isolate KNU-18-1 chromosome 2, ASM2916894v1, whole genome shotgun sequence includes the following:
- the LOC133034947 gene encoding uncharacterized protein LOC133034947: MCIVPGFFTVVVGLRLLGVRHNFVCSVFGLAIIDMANSESGSDSGAENECPTTIPTRGPTQMNEISKLMDQGKRVALEVNDKGQYCGKSYAKLVSTLGVRCRQTIGLAYKNWKDVNPTLKNKVWKDIQVSCYLLEL, from the exons atgtgtatagtgccgggattttttacggtggtcgtcggattgcggttattag GGGTTCgacataattttgtgtgtagcgtatttgggcttgcaattatag acatggcgaactcggaatcaggatctgattcgggcgcagaaaatgagtgtccaaccacaatacctacacgagggccgacgcaaatgaatgaaatatccaaactaatggatcagggcaaaagagtggccctcgaggttaatgacaaaggacaatactgtggaaaaagctatgcgaagctcgtatccactctaGGAGTCAGATGTCGGCAGACGATAGGGTTGGCCTATAAAAACTGGAAAGACGTCAACCcgactctgaaaaataaagtttggaaagacatACAGGTAAGctgttatttgttagaattatga
- the LOC133034284 gene encoding uncharacterized protein LOC133034284 yields the protein MEMFREGGSTSRPPMLEGANYPYWKTKMRAFLRAVDERVWMSIEEGWWKPTMMENEIVIPKPMSQWTTVEMERANFNSKALHALFNAEAWEKLKIKNEGTDAVKKSRLRALAKAFENLTMEEDESVAEFHAKLCDISNESYALGKTYSNSKLVRKVLGVLPRRFMSKVTSIEEMRNIEELDFDELIGSLQNYELSLSRWKKTKKQKEVVKEKSDARIALIHQENKKPVLEDLNGITDETAECANTLKKKKALAATWSDSDEKKNSIASEGSYEDKQVLAFMAQSCNPVESEDDAVSTSSEADSTGRQNAYEEMFAQWEYMTKQICALKNSLEQVETEKGKLEDTVKNLNRLLDEKENEIYKLTADLIRTKQALQFIPPGTAAINQTLQLQKPYGDRTSLGYKMMYKQGNDLSVEHSLPSNVDSTKKEDELPDTSTTINESDSSEKRQVPTGPIKLKFEGRRTDAENLLQNDNFFPQPNKSHGRKPHREWKIKSKPNPDVGLVAKLSLSVFVEGQWYFDHGCSRHMTGNKKLLVNYKDEKWGSVTFGDGNKGQIAGRGDVNVNGVAQLTNVLYVRGLKANLISIGQLCDDNLSVSFTKTQCLVSFDGCVVLTGNRTVDQCYAVCNTIVCNRTILDKPDLWHYRLGHLNYRDLQRLMELQAVRGIPDMKVSKERVCGPCQLGKQHKTPHPPINRLLTSRVLELMHVDLMGPM from the exons ATGGAAATGTTTAGAGAAGGAGGTTCCACCTCGAGACCTCCGATGCTGGAAGGAGCCAACTATCCATACTGGAAAACCAAGATGCGTGCTTTCTTGAGAGCTGTAGATGAAAGAGTTTGGATGTCCATAGAAGAAGGGTGGTGGAAACCAACGATGATGGAGAATGAAATCGTTATACCCAAACCTATGAGCCAATGGACCACAGTTGAAATGGAAAGAGCGAATTTCAACTCGAAGGCACTTCATGCCTTGTTTAATGCT gaagcttgggagaagCTGAAAATTAAGAACGAGGGAACTGATGCTGTCAAGAAATCAAGATTGCGTGCCTTGGCAAAGGCCTTTGAAAATCTTACCATGGAGGAGGATGAGTCTGTTGCTGAGTTCCATGCAAAATTGTGTGACATTTCGAATGAATCGTATGCTCTGGGGAAAACTTACTCTAATTCAAAATTGGTTCGAAAGGTGCTTGGTGTTCTCCCTAGAAGATTCATGTCCAAAGTTACCTCAATCGAAGAAATGAGAAACATTGAGGAACTCGATTTTGATGAACTCATCGGGTCTTTGCAAAATTATGAGCTATCTCTGTCCAGGtggaagaaaaccaagaaacaAAAGGAGGTGGTGAAAGAAAAGTCAGATGCCAGGATTGCACTTATACACCAAGAAAACAAGAAACCAGTTCTGGAAGATTTGAATGGCATTACTGATGAAACG GCTGAGTGCGCCAAcacactaaaaaagaaaaaggccctTGCAGCAACCTGGAGTGACAGTGATGAGAAAAAGAATTCCATCGCCAGTGAAGGATCATATGAGGATAAGCAGGTACTGGCATTCATGGCGCAAAGCTGTAATCCAGTTGAGTCTGAAGATGATGCAGTCTCCACCTCATCAGAAGCTGATAGCACAGGTCGACAAAATGCTTATGAAGAAATGTTTGCACAATGGGAGTACATGACTAAACAGATCTGTGCTCTAAAGAACTCACTAGAGCAAGTGGAGActgaaaaaggaaagttagaagACACTGTCAAAAACCTCAACAGACTTCTTGATGAAAAGGAGAATGAGATCTATAAACTCACAGCTGATCTAATTCGAACCAAGCAAGCTTTACAATTCATTCCCCCAGGCACTGCAGCTATCAATCAAACCTTACAGCTTCAGAAGCCCTATGGTGATCGAACTTCCTTAGGATATAAGATGATGTATAAACAAGGGAATGATCTGTCTGTTGAGCATTCTCTGCCCTCTAATGtcgattcaacaaagaaggaagATGAGTTACCTGACACCTCAACCACCATTAACGAATCTGACTCATCTGAGAAGAGACAGGTTCCAACTGGACCCATTAAACTCAAGTTTGAAGGAAGGAGGACTGATGCAGAAAATCTACTACAGAATGACAATTTC TTCCCTCAACCAAATAAGTCACATGGACGCAAACCTCATCGAGAATGGAAAATAAAGTCCAAACCAAATCCTGATGTTGGTTTGGTTGCAAAGCTATCCCTGTCTGTCTTTGTTGAAGGGCAGTGGTACTTTGACCATGGATGTTCTCGTCACATGACTGGAAATAAGAAATTGCTAGTTAACTACAAAGATGAAAAATGGGGATCTGTCACTTTTGGGGATGGTAACAAAGGGCAGATTGCTGGGAGAGGTGATGTGAATGTGAATGGAGTAGCTCAGCTAACTAATGTCCTATATGTGAGAGGACTCAAAGCCAATCTCATCAGCATCGGCCAATTGTGTGACGACAACCTCTCTGTAAGTTTCACAAAAACTCAATGTTTAGTTTCATTTGATGGATGTGTTGTCTTAACAGGAAACAGAACAGTAGACCAGTGCTATGCTGTATGCAACACCATAGTGTGCAACAGGACCATCTTGGACAAACCTGACTTATGGCACTACAGGCTAGGACATTTGAACTACAGAGATCTCCAAAGATTGATGGAGCTTCAAGCTGTAAGGGGAATTCCTGACATGAAAGTGTCCAAGGAGAGAGTCTGTGGTCCATGTCAGCTTGGAAAACAGCATAAGACACCTCATCCCCCAATTAATAGACTTCTCACCTCTCGTGTGTTGGAACTAATGCATGTTGACTTAATGGGGCCAATGTAG